A genome region from Rickettsiales endosymbiont of Stachyamoeba lipophora includes the following:
- the gltX gene encoding glutamate--tRNA ligase codes for MTVVTRFAPSPTGNLHIGSARTALFNYLFARKHNGKFLLRIEDTDKQRSTKPAVDAIFEGLKWLGIDYDDEVVFQSEREARHKEIALKMVEMGKAYYCYTPQEEINELREQAIKENKSFLFRSSWRTSNSTSPSGGKGVIRLKASQTGETVINDLIQGQVTVKNDHLDDMVLLRSDGTPTYMLAVVVDDHDMGITHVIRGDDHLNNAFRQVQIYKAMEWQVPEFAHMPLIHGADGSKLSKRHGATNVIDYEQMGFLPEAMLNYLVRLGWSYGDQEIFSKPEAIQYFDLKSVGKSPARFDMDKLLSLNSHYLTQLGQERLISLLETKKNQQFSPIIIQRLNVGLSGLIKRTATITELANAAEIYTKDKVILTNDASDKLKSADLTPLRKLKTSLEVLNHWQESEIQTLLKDFCKEHNIKMGDIGPLIRIALTGSLNSPSIFEMMFALGKEETLNRINKIL; via the coding sequence ATGACCGTAGTAACAAGATTTGCTCCCAGCCCTACCGGCAATTTACATATTGGCAGCGCCAGAACCGCTTTATTTAACTATCTTTTTGCCCGTAAGCATAATGGTAAGTTTTTGCTGAGAATTGAAGATACCGATAAACAACGTTCCACTAAACCAGCAGTAGATGCAATTTTTGAAGGACTTAAATGGCTTGGAATTGACTATGATGATGAAGTTGTTTTTCAATCTGAACGCGAAGCAAGACATAAAGAAATAGCTCTTAAAATGGTAGAAATGGGTAAGGCTTATTATTGCTATACTCCTCAAGAGGAAATTAACGAGCTACGTGAGCAAGCTATCAAAGAAAATAAATCATTTTTATTTAGAAGTTCTTGGCGTACTTCAAATAGCACTTCTCCAAGTGGGGGAAAAGGTGTAATAAGACTCAAAGCATCACAAACCGGTGAAACGGTAATTAATGATCTTATCCAGGGGCAAGTCACTGTAAAGAATGATCATTTGGATGATATGGTATTGTTGCGCTCTGATGGCACTCCAACTTATATGCTTGCAGTGGTGGTAGATGACCATGATATGGGAATTACTCATGTAATTCGAGGGGATGATCATTTAAATAATGCATTTAGACAAGTGCAAATTTATAAAGCAATGGAGTGGCAAGTCCCTGAATTTGCACATATGCCGCTTATTCATGGCGCAGATGGATCTAAACTTTCTAAACGCCATGGTGCAACCAATGTAATCGATTATGAGCAAATGGGCTTTTTACCAGAAGCTATGCTTAATTATTTGGTAAGGCTGGGCTGGTCTTATGGAGATCAAGAAATTTTCTCTAAACCTGAGGCCATTCAATATTTTGATTTAAAATCGGTGGGTAAATCCCCAGCTCGTTTTGATATGGATAAGCTACTATCTCTAAATTCTCACTATTTAACTCAGCTGGGACAAGAACGGTTAATTAGTTTATTGGAAACTAAAAAAAACCAACAGTTTAGCCCTATTATCATACAGCGTTTAAATGTAGGATTATCAGGTTTAATAAAACGAACAGCTACCATAACAGAACTCGCAAATGCTGCCGAAATCTATACTAAAGATAAAGTAATTTTAACAAACGATGCAAGTGATAAGCTTAAATCAGCTGATTTAACTCCTTTAAGGAAACTTAAAACTAGTTTAGAAGTTTTAAATCATTGGCAAGAGAGTGAAATTCAAACTTTACTTAAAGATTTTTGTAAAGAACATAATATTAAAATGGGTGATATTGGCCCGCTTATTCGTATAGCACTTACCGGTAGCCTTAACTCACCAAGCATATTTGAAATGATGTTTGCTCTAGGTAAGGAAGAAACTTTAAACAGAATTAATAAAATTTTATAG
- a CDS encoding polyprenyl synthetase family protein, with product MLLEEIYKYYGPYLKKVDNIIYQCCKNRFPLIADIVQYVITSGGKRLRPLLTILAADMCGNLNETALKLAASVELIHTATLLHDDVIDHSELRRNKPTVNYNWGNKTSILMGDFLFSQAFELMVTSKSFQVLELLSSTSAIISEGEIIQLNSLGDIEIGLDTYYTVINAKTAALFAASTKIASLITESNEGLDEHLYQIGKNFGMSYQITDDFLDYTRSTNSGKNPGDDFYEGKVTLPIILLKTQADKEDSKLITAMWNNKNFDQENFNFINSLITKYDITNLINNITCNYLDKAYGHLKTFPDNTARKSFATLIDFCIKRDF from the coding sequence ATGTTGTTAGAAGAAATTTATAAATATTACGGACCTTATTTAAAAAAGGTCGATAATATAATTTATCAATGTTGCAAAAATCGTTTTCCTTTAATTGCTGATATTGTTCAGTATGTCATAACCTCAGGAGGAAAACGTCTTAGACCTTTGCTTACCATTCTTGCTGCCGATATGTGCGGTAATTTAAATGAAACTGCTCTTAAATTAGCTGCCAGCGTTGAATTAATTCATACAGCTACCTTACTTCATGATGATGTGATTGATCACAGCGAATTGAGAAGAAATAAACCAACAGTTAATTATAACTGGGGTAATAAAACCAGCATCTTAATGGGAGACTTTTTATTTAGTCAGGCATTTGAGTTAATGGTTACTTCTAAATCTTTTCAAGTACTAGAATTATTATCTTCCACCTCGGCGATAATTTCTGAGGGAGAAATTATTCAATTAAATTCTTTAGGTGATATTGAGATAGGTTTAGATACTTATTACACTGTTATTAATGCAAAAACTGCTGCACTTTTTGCTGCTTCTACCAAAATTGCTTCGCTAATTACTGAAAGCAATGAAGGCCTCGATGAACATCTTTATCAAATCGGTAAAAACTTTGGTATGAGCTATCAAATTACTGATGATTTCCTAGATTATACTCGAAGCACTAATAGCGGTAAAAATCCTGGTGATGATTTTTATGAAGGCAAAGTCACCCTTCCTATCATTTTACTCAAAACCCAAGCAGATAAAGAAGATAGCAAACTAATTACAGCTATGTGGAATAATAAAAACTTTGATCAAGAAAATTTTAATTTTATCAACTCGCTTATAACCAAATATGATATTACCAACTTGATAAATAATATCACCTGTAACTATTTAGATAAGGCTTATGGGCATCTAAAAACTTTTCCTGATAACACTGCCAGAAAATCTTTTGCTACATTGATAGATTTTTGCATTAAAAGAGACTTTTAG
- a CDS encoding aminopeptidase P family protein has protein sequence MKNNKLEAIQKLLTQKGIDYYLIPNSDEFFSEYPASYAKRIEYLTGFSGSFAIVVIPQEGIPYLFTDGRYTTQAKLECGQAYKILNIREQNISNFFNGHDKLIIGFDPKVCSKQFIDSLKNSCPNYQFEITENLVDLIWENKPTYPSSPAFTLPLNMVGNTVSSKLAPLVGMIIASHADYLLFTNPETICWLLNLRSHDLEYTPVLLCYALIDVQGNIALFLNKADRLRDVKLDSDIKLEMHELSKLEEILSNKLSGKTIIYDAANSNIYFDNLLNTQAKVIHTNDTTLILRAQKNNIEIKAIEHAHLLDAVSVINSLYNISTMINEQASLDEMKVDQILLHERSKHDDFLFPSFSTIAGFNENGAIIHYRANHNTNKVINGNGLLLIDSGGQYYSGTTDITRTILIGDTAAKFSKYYTAVLKGHIDLALARFPANTTGSQLDCLARKYIWELGLDYDHGTGHGVGMCLNVHEGPQRISKTPSSQALLPGMLLSNEPGIYKVGQFGIRIENLMYVKQGQDGFLSFKQLTLVPYEKNLIDFSSLSPHQYEWLKAYYNDIKSQILPKIEDLKASKWLTEQIAI, from the coding sequence ATGAAGAACAATAAACTAGAAGCTATTCAAAAATTACTAACTCAAAAAGGCATTGATTATTATCTAATTCCTAATAGTGATGAATTTTTTTCAGAATATCCGGCAAGCTATGCTAAACGCATTGAATATTTAACTGGATTTAGTGGATCTTTTGCGATTGTAGTTATCCCTCAGGAAGGCATTCCTTACCTATTTACTGACGGCCGATATACTACCCAAGCTAAGCTTGAATGCGGACAAGCTTATAAGATTTTAAATATCCGTGAGCAAAATATTTCAAATTTTTTCAATGGTCATGATAAACTTATTATAGGTTTTGATCCAAAAGTATGTAGCAAACAATTTATAGATTCTTTAAAAAACTCCTGTCCTAATTATCAATTTGAAATTACTGAAAATCTAGTGGATTTAATCTGGGAAAATAAGCCTACGTATCCATCTTCACCAGCCTTCACTTTGCCACTTAATATGGTAGGTAATACGGTGTCATCCAAGCTTGCACCTTTAGTAGGCATGATTATAGCAAGCCATGCTGATTACTTGCTATTTACTAATCCTGAAACTATTTGCTGGTTACTTAATTTACGCTCTCATGATTTAGAATATACCCCTGTACTACTTTGTTACGCTTTGATAGACGTGCAAGGTAATATAGCACTTTTCTTAAATAAAGCAGATAGACTTAGAGACGTTAAGCTTGATAGCGATATTAAACTTGAAATGCATGAGCTTAGCAAATTAGAAGAAATTTTATCTAATAAGCTATCAGGAAAAACGATAATTTATGACGCAGCAAATTCTAATATTTATTTTGATAATTTGCTTAATACTCAGGCTAAAGTTATTCACACAAATGATACTACTTTGATTTTACGTGCGCAAAAAAATAATATAGAAATTAAAGCTATAGAACATGCTCACTTATTAGATGCAGTGAGTGTCATTAACTCGCTATATAATATTAGCACTATGATTAATGAGCAAGCATCATTAGATGAAATGAAAGTAGATCAAATATTACTTCATGAACGTAGTAAACATGATGATTTCCTATTTCCAAGTTTTTCAACTATCGCAGGATTTAATGAAAATGGTGCAATTATTCATTATCGGGCTAATCATAATACGAACAAAGTAATTAATGGCAATGGCTTACTATTGATTGACTCAGGTGGTCAATATTACAGCGGCACTACGGATATTACCCGCACTATATTAATAGGTGATACGGCTGCTAAATTTAGTAAATATTATACTGCCGTTCTTAAAGGACATATTGATTTAGCTTTAGCTAGGTTCCCTGCAAATACTACCGGCTCACAGTTAGATTGCTTAGCTCGCAAATATATTTGGGAGCTAGGCTTAGATTATGATCATGGCACGGGACATGGAGTTGGAATGTGTCTTAATGTTCATGAAGGACCGCAGCGCATTTCTAAAACGCCTAGCTCTCAGGCTTTATTACCTGGCATGCTATTATCAAATGAACCGGGAATTTATAAAGTTGGCCAATTTGGTATTAGAATTGAAAATTTAATGTATGTAAAGCAAGGTCAAGACGGCTTTCTTAGCTTTAAGCAGTTAACATTGGTGCCTTATGAGAAAAATTTAATTGACTTTTCTAGTCTATCCCCTCATCAATATGAATGGCTTAAAGCATATTATAATGATATAAAAAGCCAGATCTTACCAAAAATAGAAGATTTAAAAGCCAGTAAATGGCTAACAGAACAAATAGCAATATAA
- the miaA gene encoding tRNA (adenosine(37)-N6)-dimethylallyltransferase MiaA, whose amino-acid sequence MLLKENNIIVLTGATASGKSQLAIDLISEYITNGVIINADAQQVYKEIPIITAQPKNSDFIAAPHLLYGHKNVTQDYSVGIWLKEVVAKINQLIETKQVPILVGGSGMYLNSLLQGIANIPDIDQQTKDEAYIYINQKGLKETHRLLSMIDPISLQKITATDTQRITRNYEVYLQTGKPLSYFQQLEKIKYFAPEQFVNFELRLNREELYHKINHRFVEMMKDGVIEETEVLMRNFGELLPKSINRRGIGIGEINLYLLNQLSKEEMVDKVTQLMRNYAKRQVTWFKNQFDYFHKVGTLKDLAAKLS is encoded by the coding sequence ATGCTTTTAAAGGAAAATAATATTATTGTGCTGACTGGTGCAACAGCATCTGGTAAATCTCAGCTGGCTATTGATTTGATAAGCGAATATATTACCAACGGGGTGATTATAAATGCGGATGCTCAGCAGGTTTATAAAGAAATCCCTATTATTACCGCGCAACCTAAAAATTCAGATTTTATTGCTGCACCTCATTTGCTTTATGGGCATAAAAATGTAACGCAAGATTATTCTGTAGGGATTTGGCTAAAAGAAGTTGTAGCAAAAATTAATCAACTTATTGAGACAAAACAAGTGCCTATTTTAGTTGGTGGAAGCGGTATGTATCTAAATTCGCTCCTTCAAGGAATTGCTAACATTCCTGATATTGATCAGCAAACTAAAGACGAGGCTTATATATATATTAATCAAAAAGGCTTAAAAGAAACCCATAGGTTATTAAGTATGATTGATCCTATTTCGTTGCAAAAAATTACCGCTACGGACACTCAACGTATAACTAGGAATTATGAAGTTTATTTACAAACCGGAAAGCCTTTAAGCTATTTTCAGCAGCTAGAAAAGATTAAATATTTTGCGCCTGAGCAGTTTGTTAATTTTGAGTTGCGGCTTAATCGTGAGGAATTATATCATAAGATTAATCATAGGTTCGTTGAAATGATGAAAGATGGGGTAATTGAGGAAACAGAAGTACTTATGAGGAACTTTGGTGAATTATTACCGAAATCAATTAACCGTAGAGGAATCGGTATAGGCGAAATTAATTTATATCTTTTAAATCAATTATCCAAAGAAGAAATGGTAGATAAGGTTACCCAGTTAATGAGGAACTATGCAAAAAGGCAAGTAACCTGGTTTAAAAATCAATTTGATTATTTTCATAAAGTAGGGACTCTAAAAGATTTAGCTGCTAAATTAAGTTAA
- the ligA gene encoding NAD-dependent DNA ligase LigA gives MMIFDTKKTNLNNEYHKLTELIKKYNHAYYDLDQPLVTDAEYDQIVQRLKQIEEQQPALTQNSILAQVGGKAREDLNKITHKKPMLSLANAFEKEDFENFIERIYRFLNLAKNHPLSFTCEPKIDGLSISIMYHHGKLKYASTRGDGFVGEDVTSNILTLKDLPITIHHPNLPEYFEIRGEIYMTHQEFENINEKRKEQDLQLFANPRNAAAGSLRQLDVNITRERNLKYFVYSLGYTDSQLFNQHSEALAFFKSQGFCVYNNIITTDKLDDIYNYYNQTNQNRSNLNFDIDGVVIKLDDIALQERLGTVGKTPRWAIAFKFPAFEGITKVNDIRVQVGRTGAVTPLAILEPLNLGGVVISRTSLHNSDEIQKKDIKIGDYVSIKRAGDVIPQITKVIKEKRTETHVKDFIYPTTCPECGHELVKEPEEVIIRCPNKFGCIAQHLEYLIYFCSKNVMDIEGLGERQVEFLYENKFIQNAHDFYNLADKNKASLTKLESFPGWGKKSVDNLFNSIEKSKNITLDKFIMSLSIRHIGLHLSKLLARMYKTSQNFVESCTKSIDPNSAEFIQLINTNGIGEKKALSIIDFFQDARNVKHTEDLLAVLNVSDYQENNIKQTALSNKTLLFTGTLTAFSRLEAKEIAERAGAKVVSSISSKTDYLVAGSDAGSKLKKAQELGVKIITEEEFLKLANEEQ, from the coding sequence ATGATGATATTTGATACCAAGAAAACTAATTTAAACAATGAATATCATAAACTTACCGAACTCATAAAAAAATATAACCATGCTTATTATGATTTAGATCAGCCATTGGTTACAGATGCTGAGTATGATCAAATAGTCCAACGTTTAAAGCAGATTGAAGAACAACAACCAGCACTTACTCAAAATAGCATATTAGCCCAAGTGGGTGGCAAAGCACGTGAAGATCTTAACAAGATCACTCATAAAAAACCTATGCTCTCGCTTGCTAATGCATTTGAAAAGGAAGATTTTGAGAATTTTATAGAGCGCATTTATAGATTTTTAAATCTTGCTAAAAATCATCCTCTTTCCTTTACTTGCGAGCCTAAAATTGATGGTTTATCAATTAGCATTATGTATCATCATGGCAAATTAAAATATGCTTCCACTCGTGGAGATGGTTTTGTAGGAGAAGATGTAACCTCTAATATACTGACCTTAAAAGATCTTCCTATTACCATTCATCATCCCAATTTACCGGAATATTTTGAAATTCGTGGGGAAATCTACATGACCCATCAAGAATTTGAGAATATTAATGAAAAAAGAAAAGAGCAAGATTTACAACTTTTTGCCAATCCTCGTAATGCAGCAGCTGGCTCCCTAAGACAATTAGATGTAAATATTACTCGAGAACGAAATTTAAAATATTTTGTTTATAGCCTAGGTTATACTGATTCCCAACTTTTTAATCAACATAGTGAAGCTTTAGCCTTCTTTAAATCTCAGGGTTTTTGCGTATATAATAATATTATTACTACCGATAAATTAGATGATATTTATAATTATTATAATCAAACCAATCAAAACAGAAGTAATTTAAATTTTGATATTGATGGAGTAGTAATTAAATTAGATGATATTGCATTACAAGAAAGGTTAGGCACAGTTGGCAAAACTCCTAGATGGGCCATTGCTTTTAAGTTCCCTGCATTTGAAGGCATTACTAAGGTAAATGATATAAGAGTGCAAGTAGGGCGTACAGGAGCGGTTACACCTCTTGCAATTTTAGAACCATTAAACTTAGGGGGAGTCGTAATTTCACGTACCTCCTTACATAATAGCGATGAGATCCAAAAAAAAGATATTAAAATTGGTGATTATGTAAGTATTAAACGTGCAGGAGATGTAATTCCCCAAATTACTAAAGTCATTAAAGAAAAAAGAACTGAAACACACGTAAAAGACTTTATTTATCCTACCACGTGCCCTGAATGCGGGCATGAGCTAGTCAAAGAACCAGAAGAAGTTATTATTAGATGTCCTAATAAATTTGGCTGTATAGCTCAGCATTTAGAATATTTAATCTATTTTTGTTCTAAAAATGTTATGGATATTGAAGGACTTGGTGAAAGACAGGTTGAGTTTTTATATGAAAATAAGTTTATTCAAAATGCTCATGATTTTTATAACTTAGCAGATAAAAATAAGGCTTCGCTTACTAAACTAGAAAGTTTTCCAGGTTGGGGTAAAAAGTCAGTTGATAACTTATTTAATTCTATTGAAAAAAGTAAGAATATCACTCTAGATAAATTTATTATGTCCTTATCTATTAGGCATATCGGGTTACATCTTTCTAAATTGCTTGCTCGTATGTATAAAACCTCTCAAAATTTTGTTGAAAGTTGTACTAAATCAATTGATCCTAATTCCGCTGAATTTATTCAGTTAATCAATACCAATGGCATTGGCGAAAAGAAAGCTTTAAGTATTATTGACTTTTTTCAAGATGCAAGAAACGTAAAGCATACAGAGGACTTATTAGCTGTATTAAACGTCAGCGATTATCAAGAAAACAACATTAAACAAACTGCATTAAGTAATAAAACATTATTATTTACCGGAACTTTAACCGCTTTTTCAAGGTTAGAAGCTAAAGAAATAGCTGAAAGAGCCGGAGCTAAAGTGGTATCAAGTATTTCCAGCAAAACTGATTATCTAGTAGCAGGAAGTGATGCCGGAAGTAAACTAAAAAAAGCTCAAGAATTGGGAGTTAAAATTATTACTGAAGAAGAATTTTTAAAGCTGGCCAATGAAGAACAATAA
- a CDS encoding RMD1 family protein, with product MKSSAYAIAEGFKTNELAEYLRGKGFEPKRYDDVIHISTQNIDTKDSIGDIFFFNYGCIVTWNVVREFSHSLIKDLAPFSHNHFEENYFIEQTNFMINREEKTQIVEEEDLIVLEEEDELIKLSMSHALSQSAKLDAFELRVNKVIANTKPIADELAKTGKVSLSRKKLSKKIGWIFTERNSINLDNDILDTPEFFWRRPRYEPLYTMAALYLDINTRVDILNRKLKAIYELYEILSNELNHIHSSRLEWIVIILIALEVVMVILKDLLKLI from the coding sequence ATGAAAAGCTCTGCCTATGCTATTGCAGAAGGTTTTAAAACTAATGAACTAGCCGAATATTTAAGAGGTAAGGGTTTTGAACCTAAACGATATGACGATGTAATTCACATTAGCACTCAAAATATTGATACCAAAGATTCTATAGGTGATATTTTTTTCTTTAATTATGGATGCATTGTAACTTGGAATGTAGTCAGGGAGTTTTCTCACTCGTTAATTAAAGATTTAGCCCCCTTTTCTCATAATCATTTTGAAGAAAATTATTTTATCGAACAAACTAATTTCATGATTAACCGCGAGGAAAAAACTCAGATTGTAGAGGAAGAAGACTTAATCGTACTTGAAGAGGAAGATGAACTCATTAAACTCTCAATGTCACATGCTCTTTCTCAATCTGCAAAGCTTGATGCTTTTGAACTTAGGGTTAATAAAGTTATAGCCAATACTAAACCAATTGCCGATGAACTGGCTAAAACTGGGAAAGTTTCTTTATCTCGTAAAAAATTATCCAAGAAAATAGGTTGGATTTTTACTGAACGTAATAGTATTAATCTGGATAACGACATTCTTGATACTCCAGAATTTTTTTGGCGTAGACCAAGATATGAACCACTTTATACTATGGCAGCCCTTTATTTAGATATTAATACTAGGGTTGATATCTTAAATCGCAAACTTAAAGCAATTTATGAGCTTTATGAAATTTTATCCAATGAGCTAAACCACATACATTCTTCTCGCCTTGAATGGATAGTAATAATACTTATTGCGCTTGAAGTGGTAATGGTAATTTTAAAAGATTTACTTAAATTGATTTAA
- a CDS encoding PP2C family serine/threonine-protein phosphatase: MSSPSPLLLRYFNNLSLAIQQVLTEIQDNFNSYQENDFGAFKFLGTKNILELMDEIVRLEKYDQPLFLPDDEILLQESAFSKSNSENLEEISINLMIDLIKEIGNRGKAENILKSTKFLALVASRITLIEASNQKINEYQQGLPLLDWRRLEDNFISLDRSKWPFKPKKSLDVIEPGSIGEIQKPFEIAEDGGKWHERIQEDTYVAEEVDFHLGPLDALQYLFDITEVMNQSTEEESTRVARETREQAQWDQQVRERSPGTTAVTGYYNPQTKSLTYSNVGDSRMIAIISSKDGKELNVVRLTRDHNATDPINLKSIYSVGGWVALDSQRICGNLKMGRAYGDVYLGQAVSKKPDFGQISFEEEINQGKEVLIITSCDGLYERDALNEQKIEQLYALWFNDDENGKGKRSFAEWLVRAAVVLNSYDNITVVVTKLNAASNSLMFAVFDGHAGGECSEIAAKTLKEQIKQYSLQQKNRGCASDLEPMIGIKAASVIASQQENNITRIESISSIDTELDEDALPLAFELRGQLSDGMVAKRPEQREDEVPEDFFEADHPRGIKERQADKELKTPDAFSSKAYLSQWVKTLWSNLVKYSNVLYSCCLPLSSRTVYEDIELSESWPMQSADNFDFCAVLLNELPPAAYTSHVSSLGTAAISTEHQELSH; encoded by the coding sequence ATGTCTTCACCTAGTCCTTTATTACTTAGATATTTTAATAATTTATCTTTGGCTATCCAGCAAGTTTTAACAGAAATACAAGATAATTTTAATTCGTATCAGGAAAATGATTTTGGTGCATTTAAATTTTTAGGCACTAAAAATATTCTAGAGTTAATGGATGAAATCGTAAGGCTAGAAAAATATGATCAACCATTATTTTTACCAGATGATGAAATTCTCCTTCAAGAATCAGCTTTCAGTAAAAGTAACAGCGAAAATCTAGAAGAAATAAGCATTAATTTAATGATAGATCTTATCAAGGAAATAGGCAACCGAGGAAAAGCCGAAAATATTTTAAAATCTACCAAATTTTTAGCTTTAGTAGCTTCTCGCATAACTCTTATTGAGGCTAGTAACCAAAAGATTAATGAATATCAGCAAGGATTACCTCTGCTTGATTGGCGAAGATTAGAAGACAATTTTATTAGTTTAGATCGAAGTAAATGGCCATTTAAGCCAAAAAAGAGTTTGGATGTAATAGAGCCTGGGTCTATAGGAGAAATACAAAAGCCTTTTGAAATAGCAGAAGATGGAGGAAAATGGCATGAAAGAATCCAGGAAGATACTTATGTGGCAGAGGAAGTAGATTTTCATTTAGGACCCTTAGATGCCTTACAATATCTTTTTGATATCACTGAGGTAATGAACCAATCAACAGAAGAAGAATCAACTAGAGTAGCAAGGGAGACACGTGAACAAGCTCAATGGGATCAACAAGTTCGAGAAAGATCTCCAGGAACTACTGCGGTTACCGGTTATTATAATCCGCAAACTAAAAGCTTAACTTATAGTAATGTCGGTGATTCTCGGATGATAGCCATTATTTCTAGCAAAGATGGCAAAGAGTTAAATGTTGTTAGGCTTACTCGTGATCATAACGCCACTGATCCGATTAATCTAAAATCCATTTATTCCGTAGGGGGGTGGGTAGCATTAGATAGTCAGAGAATTTGCGGAAATTTAAAAATGGGTAGAGCTTACGGTGATGTTTATCTTGGTCAAGCGGTCTCAAAAAAGCCTGATTTTGGACAAATTAGTTTTGAAGAGGAAATTAATCAAGGTAAAGAAGTATTAATTATAACTAGTTGTGATGGCCTATATGAAAGAGATGCACTAAATGAGCAAAAGATTGAACAGCTTTATGCACTTTGGTTCAATGATGATGAAAATGGTAAAGGGAAAAGAAGTTTTGCTGAATGGTTAGTTCGCGCTGCTGTTGTATTAAATTCATATGATAATATTACTGTGGTGGTAACTAAATTAAATGCAGCTAGCAACTCATTAATGTTTGCGGTATTTGACGGTCATGCGGGAGGAGAATGTTCAGAAATAGCAGCTAAAACTTTAAAAGAACAAATTAAGCAGTATAGCTTGCAGCAAAAGAATAGAGGATGTGCAAGTGATTTAGAACCAATGATAGGAATAAAAGCTGCTAGTGTCATTGCATCACAGCAAGAAAATAACATAACAAGAATCGAATCAATCAGCAGTATTGATACTGAACTTGATGAAGATGCATTACCGCTAGCTTTTGAGCTCAGAGGCCAGCTATCTGATGGTATGGTAGCAAAGCGACCAGAGCAAAGAGAAGATGAGGTGCCTGAGGATTTCTTTGAAGCTGATCATCCTAGAGGTATAAAAGAACGGCAAGCGGATAAAGAATTAAAAACCCCTGATGCCTTCTCTTCTAAAGCGTATCTTTCTCAATGGGTTAAGACTCTATGGAGCAATTTAGTAAAATATTCAAATGTATTATATAGTTGCTGTCTTCCTTTGTCATCCCGTACTGTATATGAAGATATAGAATTATCTGAATCATGGCCTATGCAATCTGCTGATAATTTTGATTTTTGCGCAGTGTTGTTAAATGAATTACCACCAGCAGCTTATACATCGCATGTATCCTCTTTAGGAACAGCAGCAATATCTACGGAGCATCAAGAGCTTTCTCATTGA